A DNA window from Mycolicibacter terrae contains the following coding sequences:
- a CDS encoding arginine repressor → MSRPDSSVTRVGRQARIRALLSSEAVRSQTELAALLAADGIEVTQATLSRDLEELGAVKLRGVDGGAGVYVVPEDGSPVRGVSGGTDRLCRLLGELLVSTDATGNLAVLRTPPGAADYLASAIDRAALPYVVGTIAGDDTIFVAAREPMTGAELAATLKDLQ, encoded by the coding sequence ATGAGCCGGCCGGACAGCTCCGTCACCCGGGTGGGCCGCCAAGCCCGCATCCGGGCGCTGCTGTCCTCCGAAGCGGTGCGCAGCCAGACCGAGCTGGCCGCGCTGCTGGCCGCCGACGGCATCGAGGTCACCCAGGCCACGCTGTCGCGGGACCTGGAGGAACTCGGCGCGGTGAAGCTGCGCGGCGTGGACGGCGGCGCCGGGGTGTACGTAGTGCCCGAGGACGGCAGCCCGGTGCGCGGGGTATCCGGTGGCACCGACCGGCTGTGCCGGCTGCTGGGGGAGTTGCTCGTCTCCACCGACGCCACCGGAAATCTCGCCGTGTTGCGCACCCCGCCCGGCGCGGCGGACTACCTGGCCAGTGCCATCGACCGGGCCGCGCTACCGTACGTCGTCGGCACCATCGCCGGGGATGACACCATCTTCGTGGCAGCGCGCGAGCCGATGACGGGCGCCGAGCTCGCCGCCACCCTCAAAGACCTGCAGTAG
- a CDS encoding acetylornithine transaminase, protein MTSLQQRWSAVMTNNYGTPPLALVSGDGAVVTDESGKNYLDLLGGIAVNVLGHRHPAVIEAVTAQLNTLGHTSNLYATEPGIALAEGLVDHLGAPARVFFCNSGAEANEAAFKMTRLTGKTKVIAAQGAFHGRTMGSLALTGQPDKRAPFEPLPGEITFVPYGDTKALAEAVDSTTAAVFLEPIMGEGGVVVPPAGYLAEARGITAAHGALLVFDEVQTGVGRTGAFFAHQHDGITPDIVTLAKGLGAGLPIGACLAVGAAGDLLTPGSHGSTFGGNPVCTAAALAVLRALADGDLIARAGMLGKALSHGIDELQHPLVDHVRGKGLLQGVVLTAPKAKAVEAAARNAGFLVNAAAPDVVRLAPPLIITEEQIDGFLTALPGVLDTAAALEDS, encoded by the coding sequence GTGACAAGCCTGCAGCAACGCTGGTCGGCGGTGATGACGAACAACTACGGCACACCACCGCTGGCGCTGGTCAGCGGTGACGGCGCGGTGGTCACCGACGAATCCGGCAAGAACTACCTCGACCTGCTCGGAGGCATCGCGGTCAACGTGCTGGGCCACCGGCACCCGGCGGTGATCGAGGCCGTCACCGCCCAGCTGAACACGCTGGGGCACACCTCGAATCTGTATGCCACCGAGCCGGGCATCGCGCTGGCCGAGGGCCTCGTCGACCATCTGGGCGCGCCGGCGCGGGTGTTCTTCTGCAACTCCGGAGCCGAGGCCAACGAAGCGGCCTTCAAAATGACCCGGCTCACCGGGAAGACGAAGGTTATTGCCGCCCAAGGGGCTTTTCACGGCCGCACCATGGGTTCGCTCGCGCTGACCGGCCAGCCCGACAAACGGGCGCCGTTCGAGCCGCTGCCCGGCGAGATCACCTTCGTGCCCTACGGGGACACCAAAGCGCTTGCCGAAGCCGTCGATTCGACCACCGCCGCGGTCTTCCTGGAACCGATCATGGGGGAGGGCGGGGTCGTCGTCCCACCGGCCGGCTACCTGGCGGAGGCCCGGGGCATCACCGCCGCCCACGGCGCACTGCTGGTCTTCGACGAGGTGCAGACCGGCGTCGGGCGCACCGGGGCGTTCTTCGCCCACCAACACGACGGCATCACCCCCGATATCGTCACGCTGGCCAAGGGACTCGGCGCCGGCCTGCCGATCGGCGCCTGCCTGGCCGTCGGGGCGGCCGGTGACCTGTTGACCCCGGGCAGCCACGGCAGCACCTTCGGCGGCAACCCGGTCTGCACCGCGGCCGCGTTGGCGGTGCTGCGGGCGCTGGCCGACGGCGACCTGATCGCCCGGGCGGGGATGCTCGGCAAGGCACTGAGCCACGGCATCGACGAACTGCAGCACCCGCTGGTGGACCACGTGCGTGGCAAGGGGCTGCTGCAGGGCGTCGTGCTCACTGCGCCCAAGGCCAAAGCCGTTGAGGCCGCGGCCCGTAATGCCGGGTTCCTGGTCAACGCCGCCGCACCCGACGTGGTCCGGTTGGCTCCGCCGCTGATCATCACCGAAGAGCAGATCGACGGTTTCCTCACCGCCCTGCCCGGGGTGCTGGACACCGCGGCCGCACTGGAGGACTCCTGA
- a CDS encoding dihydrolipoyl dehydrogenase family protein: MTETHDVVVLGAGPVGENVADRARAAGLTVAIVERELVGGECSYWACVPSKALLRPVLAFDDARRVAGAREAVTGALDAGAVFRRRNGFVGDWDDTGQADWVGGIGATLVRGHGRLDGPRRVVVTTPDGDTTTLTARHAVVICTGTRAALPDVPGIIEARPWTNRHATEASSVPARLAVIGGGGVGAEMATAWQGLGASVTMLVRTSGLLPRMESFAGEYVARSLTAAGVDVRTGVSVTRLRRPDPDGPVWLKLNDGSELEVDEVLCATGRAPLTDDIGLETVGLTPGDWLEVDDTCRVGAVGEGWLYACGDANHRALLTHEGKYQARIAGDAIGARAAGKPLDTAPWGAHSATADHHAVPQVFFTDPEAAAVGLSAEEAQQAGHRVRVVDVEIGEAVEGAKLHADGYTGRARMVVDADQEYLLGVTFVGPGVAELLHSATIAVAGRVPIDRLWHAVPCFPTISEVWLRLLEAYRDSARD, translated from the coding sequence ATGACCGAAACCCATGACGTCGTCGTGCTCGGCGCCGGACCGGTCGGCGAGAACGTCGCCGATCGCGCCCGGGCGGCCGGACTGACCGTGGCGATCGTCGAACGTGAACTGGTGGGCGGCGAATGTTCCTACTGGGCCTGCGTTCCCAGCAAGGCCTTGCTGCGACCGGTGCTGGCGTTCGACGATGCCCGCCGGGTCGCCGGCGCGCGCGAAGCTGTCACCGGCGCACTGGATGCCGGTGCGGTGTTCCGCCGCCGCAACGGCTTTGTCGGCGATTGGGATGACACCGGCCAAGCGGACTGGGTCGGCGGGATCGGCGCCACCCTGGTGCGCGGCCACGGGCGCCTGGACGGGCCACGACGGGTCGTCGTCACCACACCCGACGGTGACACGACGACGCTCACCGCCCGCCACGCGGTCGTGATCTGCACCGGCACCCGCGCAGCGCTCCCGGACGTTCCCGGGATCATCGAGGCCCGACCCTGGACGAACCGGCACGCCACCGAGGCCAGCTCGGTACCGGCCCGCCTGGCGGTGATCGGAGGCGGCGGGGTGGGCGCCGAAATGGCCACCGCCTGGCAGGGTTTGGGCGCCTCGGTGACGATGCTGGTTCGCACCTCCGGACTACTGCCCCGGATGGAGTCCTTCGCCGGCGAATATGTGGCTCGTAGCCTCACCGCTGCGGGTGTCGATGTGCGCACCGGTGTTTCGGTCACCCGGTTGCGGCGTCCCGACCCCGACGGCCCGGTGTGGCTGAAACTGAACGACGGCAGTGAGCTCGAAGTCGACGAGGTTCTGTGCGCGACGGGTCGCGCGCCGCTGACCGATGACATCGGCCTGGAGACCGTGGGCCTGACTCCCGGGGACTGGCTCGAGGTGGACGACACCTGCCGGGTCGGCGCGGTGGGCGAGGGGTGGCTGTACGCGTGCGGGGATGCCAACCATCGGGCCCTGCTGACCCACGAGGGCAAATACCAGGCACGCATCGCCGGTGACGCCATCGGTGCTCGGGCGGCCGGAAAGCCGTTGGACACCGCGCCGTGGGGCGCACATTCCGCCACCGCCGACCATCACGCCGTGCCGCAGGTGTTCTTCACCGACCCCGAGGCCGCCGCGGTCGGACTCTCCGCCGAGGAGGCGCAACAGGCCGGTCACCGGGTGCGGGTGGTCGACGTGGAGATCGGCGAGGCGGTGGAGGGCGCCAAACTGCACGCCGACGGCTACACCGGCCGGGCGCGGATGGTGGTCGACGCCGATCAGGAATATCTGCTCGGCGTCACATTCGTCGGCCCCGGCGTCGCCGAACTGCTGCACTCGGCCACCATCGCCGTCGCCGGCCGGGTACCGATCGACCGGCTGTGGCATGCCGTGCCGTGCTTCCCGACGATCAGCGAGGTGTGGCTGCGGCTGTTGGAGGCCTACCGTGATTCAGCGCGGGACTGA
- the argF gene encoding ornithine carbamoyltransferase, with the protein MIRHFLRDDDVTPAEQAEILSLAAELKAAPFSRRPLEGPRGVAVIFDKNSTRTRFSFEMGIAQLGGHAVVVDGRSTQLGRDETLEDTGRVLSRYVDAIVWRTFAQERLAAMATSATVPIVNALSDDFHPCQVLADLQTIAERKGALKGLKLTYLGDGANNMAHSLMLGGVTAGLHVTVAAPDGFTPDPAVVDAAHKRAASTDASVTVTTDAAQAARGADVLVTDTWTSMGQEDDGLDRVAPFRPYQINDELVALADSEVTVLHCLPAHRGDEITDAVIDGPRSAVWDEAENRLHAQKALLVWLLDRSR; encoded by the coding sequence ATGATCCGCCATTTTTTGCGCGACGACGACGTCACCCCGGCAGAGCAGGCCGAGATCCTGTCCCTGGCAGCAGAATTGAAGGCCGCCCCGTTCAGTCGCCGGCCGCTGGAGGGCCCGCGCGGGGTCGCGGTGATATTCGACAAGAACTCCACCCGAACGCGGTTCTCGTTCGAGATGGGCATCGCCCAACTCGGCGGGCACGCCGTCGTCGTCGACGGCCGGTCCACCCAGCTGGGCCGCGACGAAACCCTGGAGGACACCGGGCGGGTGCTGTCGCGCTATGTCGATGCCATCGTGTGGCGCACCTTCGCCCAGGAGCGGCTGGCCGCGATGGCCACCAGCGCCACGGTGCCGATCGTCAACGCGCTCTCCGACGACTTTCACCCCTGCCAGGTGCTGGCCGATTTGCAGACCATCGCCGAGCGCAAGGGCGCGCTCAAAGGTCTGAAGCTGACCTACCTCGGCGACGGGGCCAACAACATGGCGCACTCGCTGATGCTCGGCGGCGTCACCGCCGGGCTGCACGTCACCGTCGCCGCCCCGGACGGTTTCACCCCCGACCCCGCGGTGGTGGACGCCGCGCACAAGCGGGCCGCCAGCACCGACGCCTCGGTCACCGTCACCACCGATGCGGCCCAGGCGGCTCGCGGCGCCGATGTGCTGGTCACCGACACCTGGACCTCGATGGGCCAGGAGGACGACGGGCTGGATCGGGTCGCGCCGTTTCGGCCCTATCAGATCAACGACGAGCTCGTCGCGCTGGCGGACTCGGAAGTCACTGTCCTGCACTGCCTTCCGGCGCACCGAGGCGACGAGATCACCGACGCGGTGATCGACGGGCCGCGCAGCGCGGTGTGGGACGAGGCCGAGAACCGGCTGCACGCGCAGAAGGCGTTGTTGGTGTGGTTGCTGGACCGATCACGATGA
- a CDS encoding argininosuccinate synthase, producing the protein MSERVILAYSGGLDTSVAISWIGKETGREVVAVAIDLGQGGEDMEVVRQRALDCGAVEAVVVDARDEFAEGYCLPTIQSNALYMDRYPLVSAISRPLIVKHLVAAAREHGGGTVAHGCTGKGNDQVRFEVGFASLAPDLKVLAPVRDYAWTREKAIAFAEENDIPINVTKRSPFSIDQNVWGRAVETGFLEHLWNAPTKDVYDYTEDPTVNWNTPDEVVIGFERGVPVSVDGRGVSVLEAIVELNRRAGAQGVGRLDVVEDRLVGIKSREIYEAPGAMVLITAHTELEHVTLERELGRFKRHTDQKWSELVYDGLWYSPLKSALESFVAHTQQHVSGEVRLVLHGGHIAVNGRRSAESLYDFNLATYDEGDTFDQSAARGFVEIHGLSSKISARRDLGS; encoded by the coding sequence ATGTCCGAACGCGTCATCCTGGCGTATTCCGGTGGCCTGGACACCTCGGTGGCGATCAGCTGGATCGGCAAGGAGACCGGCCGCGAGGTCGTCGCCGTCGCCATCGACCTCGGCCAGGGCGGCGAGGACATGGAGGTGGTGCGCCAGCGGGCCCTGGACTGCGGGGCCGTCGAGGCCGTCGTCGTCGACGCCCGCGACGAGTTCGCCGAGGGCTACTGCCTGCCCACAATCCAGTCCAATGCGCTCTACATGGACCGCTACCCGCTGGTCTCGGCGATCAGCCGGCCGCTGATCGTCAAGCACCTGGTGGCCGCGGCGCGTGAACACGGCGGCGGCACCGTCGCGCACGGTTGCACCGGCAAGGGCAACGATCAAGTTCGCTTCGAGGTCGGATTCGCCTCGCTGGCACCGGATCTCAAGGTGCTGGCCCCGGTCCGCGACTACGCCTGGACCCGGGAGAAGGCGATCGCGTTCGCCGAGGAGAACGACATCCCGATCAACGTCACCAAGCGCTCGCCGTTCTCGATTGACCAGAACGTGTGGGGCCGCGCGGTGGAAACCGGGTTCCTCGAGCATTTGTGGAACGCCCCCACCAAGGACGTCTACGACTACACCGAGGACCCGACGGTCAACTGGAACACCCCAGACGAGGTGGTCATCGGTTTCGAGCGCGGGGTTCCGGTCTCGGTCGACGGCCGGGGAGTGTCGGTGCTGGAGGCCATCGTCGAGCTCAACCGGCGGGCCGGCGCCCAGGGCGTGGGACGGCTCGACGTGGTCGAGGACCGGCTGGTGGGCATCAAGAGCCGCGAGATCTACGAGGCGCCCGGAGCGATGGTGCTCATCACCGCCCACACCGAACTCGAGCACGTCACCCTGGAGCGCGAGCTCGGCCGGTTCAAGCGGCACACCGACCAGAAGTGGTCCGAGCTGGTCTACGACGGCCTGTGGTATTCGCCGCTGAAGTCGGCTCTGGAGTCGTTCGTCGCGCACACCCAGCAGCACGTGTCCGGTGAGGTGCGGCTGGTGCTGCACGGCGGCCACATCGCGGTCAACGGCCGGCGCAGCGCGGAGTCGCTGTACGACTTCAACCTGGCCACCTACGACGAGGGCGACACCTTCGACCAGAGCGCCGCGCGTGGGTTCGTCGAGATCCACGGGTTGAGCTCGAAGATCTCCGCCCGCCGGGATCTGGGCTCGTGA
- the argJ gene encoding bifunctional glutamate N-acetyltransferase/amino-acid acetyltransferase ArgJ, producing the protein MTETRLLREQGVTAPAGFRAAGIAAGIKASGAPDLALVFNEGPDYTAAGLFTSNQVKAAPVQWSQQVLKSGRLRAVILNSGGANACTGPGGFQDTHATAEAVAAALSKWGTETGAVEVAVCSTGLIGDRLPMDKLLTGVTDVVQEMAGGLVGGDEAARAIMTTDTVPKQVALHHEDNWTLGGMAKGAGMLAPSLATMLVVLTTDARADAPALDRALRRAAALTFDRLDIDGSCSTNDTVLLLSSGASEITPSQDDLDAAVLAACDDLCAQLQADAEGVTKKVTITVTGAGRDDEALLAARCIARDSLVKTALFGSDPNWGRVLAAVGMVPFAIDPDRITVSFNGSPVFSEGMPMPGAREVDLSGADVHVTVELNQGTGHASVRTTDLSHAYVEENSAYSS; encoded by the coding sequence GTGACCGAGACACGGCTGCTGCGCGAGCAGGGCGTCACCGCGCCGGCGGGTTTCCGGGCGGCCGGAATCGCCGCCGGTATCAAGGCTTCCGGCGCGCCGGACCTGGCGCTGGTGTTCAACGAGGGGCCCGATTACACCGCCGCCGGGCTGTTCACCAGCAACCAGGTCAAGGCGGCGCCGGTCCAGTGGAGCCAACAGGTGCTCAAGAGCGGCCGGCTGCGGGCGGTGATCCTCAACTCCGGGGGCGCCAACGCCTGCACCGGCCCCGGAGGTTTCCAAGACACCCACGCCACCGCCGAAGCCGTCGCCGCCGCGCTGTCGAAGTGGGGCACCGAGACCGGAGCCGTCGAGGTGGCGGTCTGCTCCACCGGGCTGATCGGCGACCGGCTGCCGATGGACAAGCTGCTGACCGGGGTCACCGACGTGGTGCAGGAGATGGCCGGGGGGCTGGTCGGCGGCGACGAGGCCGCCCGGGCGATCATGACCACCGACACAGTGCCCAAACAGGTTGCGCTGCACCATGAGGACAACTGGACCCTGGGCGGGATGGCTAAAGGCGCCGGCATGCTGGCCCCGTCGCTGGCCACCATGCTGGTGGTGCTGACCACCGACGCCAGGGCCGACGCGCCGGCGCTGGACCGGGCGCTGCGCCGGGCCGCCGCATTGACCTTCGACCGCCTCGACATCGACGGCAGCTGCTCCACCAACGACACGGTGCTGCTGCTGTCATCGGGCGCCAGCGAGATCACGCCCAGCCAAGACGATCTCGACGCCGCGGTGCTGGCCGCCTGCGACGACCTGTGCGCTCAACTGCAAGCCGACGCCGAAGGTGTCACCAAGAAGGTCACGATCACCGTCACCGGCGCCGGCAGGGACGACGAGGCGCTGCTTGCCGCCCGCTGCATCGCCCGCGACAGCCTGGTCAAGACCGCGCTATTCGGCTCCGACCCGAACTGGGGCCGGGTCCTGGCCGCAGTGGGAATGGTGCCGTTCGCGATCGACCCGGACCGGATCACGGTGTCCTTCAACGGCTCCCCGGTATTCAGTGAGGGCATGCCGATGCCCGGCGCCCGCGAGGTCGACCTGTCCGGCGCAGATGTCCACGTCACCGTCGAGCTGAACCAGGGCACCGGACACGCCAGCGTGCGCACCACCGATCTGTCCCACGCCTACGTCGAAGAGAACTCCGCGTATTCCTCATGA
- the argB gene encoding acetylglutamate kinase, producing MSELTTHDKAQVLAEALPWLKQLHGKIVVVKYGGNAMTDDILKHAFAADMAFLLNCGVQPVVVHGGGPQISTMLSRLGIEGDFKGGFRVTTPEVLDVARMVLFGQVGRELVGLINAHGPYAVGITGEDAALFTAVRRSVNVDGVATDIGLVGDVDQVNTAAVLDLIAAGRIPVVSTLAPDTDGVVHNINADTAAAALAEALQAEKLLMLTDVEGLYTDWPDTDSLISEIDTTALEQLLPKLESGMIPKVEACLRAVRGGVPSAHIIDGRVEHCVLVELFTNAGTGTKVVNP from the coding sequence ATGAGCGAACTGACCACACACGACAAGGCCCAGGTGCTAGCCGAAGCGCTGCCTTGGCTCAAGCAGCTGCACGGCAAGATCGTCGTCGTCAAATACGGCGGCAACGCCATGACCGACGACATCCTCAAGCACGCGTTCGCCGCCGACATGGCGTTCCTGCTCAACTGCGGCGTCCAGCCGGTGGTGGTGCACGGCGGCGGGCCGCAGATCAGCACCATGCTCTCCCGGCTCGGCATCGAAGGCGACTTCAAGGGCGGATTCCGGGTGACCACACCGGAAGTGCTCGACGTGGCGCGCATGGTGCTGTTCGGCCAGGTGGGCCGTGAACTGGTCGGGCTGATCAATGCACACGGGCCCTATGCCGTCGGCATCACCGGCGAGGACGCCGCGCTGTTCACCGCGGTGCGGCGCAGCGTCAACGTCGACGGCGTCGCCACCGACATCGGGCTGGTCGGCGATGTCGACCAGGTCAACACCGCTGCGGTGCTGGATCTCATTGCCGCGGGACGGATTCCGGTGGTCTCCACGTTGGCGCCCGACACCGACGGCGTGGTGCACAACATCAACGCCGACACCGCGGCCGCCGCGCTCGCCGAAGCGTTGCAGGCCGAGAAACTGCTGATGCTCACCGACGTCGAGGGCCTCTACACCGACTGGCCAGACACCGATTCGCTGATCAGCGAGATCGACACCACGGCGCTGGAGCAGCTGCTGCCGAAGCTGGAATCGGGGATGATCCCCAAAGTCGAAGCCTGCCTGCGCGCGGTGCGCGGCGGGGTGCCCAGTGCCCACATCATCGACGGTCGGGTCGAACACTGCGTGCTGGTCGAGTTGTTCACCAACGCCGGCACCGGAACCAAGGTGGTGAACCCGTGA
- the argC gene encoding N-acetyl-gamma-glutamyl-phosphate reductase, with amino-acid sequence MQNRAVTKAIKVAVAGASGYAGGEILRLLLGHPAYADGRLSIGALTAAGNAGSTMGEQHPNLMPLADRVLQPTELDVLAGHDVVFLGLPHGHSAVLAEQLDDETLVVDCGADFRLDDPTDWERFYGSAHAGTWPYGLPELPGVRDQLKDARRIAVPGCYPTAALLALFPAVAAGLVETDVTVVAVSGTSGAGKAAKVDLLGSEVIGSARAYNIGGAHRHTPEIGQGLRAVTHRDVTVSFIPVLIPASRGILATCTAKTTTPLPKLRAAYEKAYQAEPFVHLLPQGQLPKTGSVIGSNAAHLAIAVDEDASTFIAISAIDNLVKGTGGAAVQAMNLALGWPEAEGLSVVGVAP; translated from the coding sequence ATGCAGAATCGCGCAGTGACCAAAGCGATCAAAGTGGCGGTGGCCGGTGCCAGCGGGTACGCCGGCGGTGAGATCCTGCGGCTGCTGCTGGGACATCCGGCCTATGCCGACGGCCGACTGAGCATCGGGGCGCTGACCGCCGCCGGCAACGCCGGCAGCACCATGGGCGAGCAGCATCCCAACCTGATGCCGCTGGCTGACCGGGTGCTCCAGCCGACCGAGCTCGACGTGCTGGCCGGCCATGACGTCGTATTTCTCGGCTTGCCGCACGGACATTCAGCGGTGCTGGCCGAGCAGCTCGACGATGAGACCCTGGTGGTGGATTGCGGCGCGGACTTCCGGCTCGACGACCCGACCGACTGGGAACGCTTCTACGGCTCCGCGCACGCCGGCACCTGGCCCTACGGGCTGCCGGAACTTCCCGGAGTACGCGATCAGCTCAAGGACGCCCGGCGGATCGCGGTGCCGGGCTGCTACCCGACCGCGGCGCTGCTGGCCCTGTTCCCGGCCGTGGCCGCCGGCCTGGTCGAAACGGACGTCACGGTGGTCGCGGTCAGCGGCACCTCCGGTGCGGGCAAGGCCGCCAAGGTCGACCTGCTCGGCTCGGAGGTGATCGGCTCGGCGCGCGCCTACAACATCGGCGGCGCACACCGGCACACCCCGGAGATCGGTCAGGGGCTGCGGGCGGTCACCCACCGCGACGTCACCGTCTCCTTCATCCCGGTGCTGATCCCGGCCTCCCGGGGAATCCTGGCCACCTGCACGGCCAAGACCACCACACCGCTGCCGAAACTGCGCGCCGCCTACGAAAAGGCCTACCAGGCCGAGCCGTTCGTGCATCTGCTGCCGCAGGGCCAACTGCCCAAGACCGGATCGGTGATCGGCAGCAACGCCGCACACCTGGCGATCGCCGTGGACGAGGACGCCTCGACGTTCATCGCGATCTCCGCGATCGACAACCTCGTCAAGGGCACCGGCGGCGCCGCGGTGCAGGCGATGAACCTGGCGCTGGGCTGGCCGGAAGCCGAGGGACTCTCCGTGGTGGGGGTGGCGCCGTGA